The Hymenobacter sp. GOD-10R genome includes a window with the following:
- a CDS encoding alpha-L-rhamnosidase C-terminal domain-containing protein: MTIKPLRQKLFLAMLLCLFLPMAGAMAQNQATWIWYPGDFEIWLGNQMQNRRTERGSFFPPFWRMDSHYVLIDFHKDFDLAKAEEVELRAEGQYNVKVDGKLISGSPLRFTVPTGKHRINIKVYNQERVPAIYVRGATIASDNTWLVTYEDKEWIDASGKASDQSGTTWLQAGSWNFDDPRGAPSRFRLITEPQRAANVAAQPRSMVVDFGRETFGYVKLHGLQGKGNMTLYYGESREEALATETCETLDRIAVDQPQKAERTTDMSKAFRYVNIQYDQGVSLDSVSMLYEFAPVLERGKFRCSDQQLNKIWDVASYTMHLNTREFFIDGIKRDRWIWSGDAYQSYLMNYYLYFDTPTVSRTLFALRGKDPITSHINTIMDYTFYWFMGIYDAYQYTGDKALVQQMYPRMQSLMDYCLARRNKDGMMEGLAGDWVFIDWADGLSKKGEVSFEQLLFCRSLETMAVCANLVNDKAGAANYQKLAADLKAKIFATYWSPEKHALVHSRVDGKPTDNVTRYANMFSIFFGYLNEAQRQDVKKYVLLNPEVPKITTPYMRFYELEALCAMGEQSYVLKEMKSYWGGMIDLGATSFWEEYDPAKKGADHYAMYGRPFGKSLCHAWGASPIYLLGKYYLGVKPLTPGYDTYVVEPNLGGLQFMEGTVPTPQGDITVSCNLKQIKVKGAAGTGTLRFQSKVKPTSKGGKIKALPNGQYEMQIAPRSEYTVTYQALQAPAVK, from the coding sequence ATGACCATAAAACCACTACGCCAAAAACTATTTCTCGCCATGCTGCTCTGCCTGTTTCTGCCGATGGCGGGCGCCATGGCTCAAAATCAAGCCACCTGGATCTGGTATCCTGGCGATTTTGAAATCTGGCTGGGCAACCAAATGCAGAACCGCCGCACCGAGCGCGGGTCGTTCTTCCCGCCGTTCTGGCGCATGGACAGCCACTACGTGCTCATCGATTTCCACAAGGACTTCGATTTAGCTAAAGCCGAAGAAGTAGAGCTGCGGGCTGAAGGGCAGTACAACGTGAAGGTCGACGGCAAGCTGATTTCGGGGTCGCCGCTGCGCTTCACGGTGCCCACCGGCAAGCACCGCATCAACATCAAAGTGTACAACCAGGAGCGCGTGCCGGCCATCTACGTGCGCGGCGCTACCATTGCCTCAGACAATACCTGGCTCGTGACCTACGAGGATAAAGAATGGATCGACGCGTCGGGCAAAGCCTCGGACCAGTCGGGCACGACGTGGTTGCAGGCTGGTAGCTGGAATTTTGATGATCCTCGGGGGGCACCTTCGCGGTTTCGGTTGATTACGGAGCCGCAGCGGGCCGCCAATGTGGCGGCGCAACCTAGGTCGATGGTGGTGGATTTTGGGCGCGAAACCTTTGGCTACGTGAAGCTGCACGGCTTGCAAGGCAAGGGCAACATGACGCTGTACTACGGCGAGTCGCGGGAGGAAGCGCTGGCCACCGAAACCTGCGAAACCTTGGACCGCATTGCCGTCGATCAGCCCCAAAAAGCCGAGCGCACCACCGATATGTCGAAGGCGTTTCGCTACGTTAACATTCAGTACGACCAAGGCGTCAGCCTCGATTCGGTGTCGATGCTGTACGAGTTTGCGCCGGTGCTGGAGCGCGGCAAGTTCCGGTGTTCCGATCAGCAGCTCAATAAGATATGGGACGTGGCTTCGTACACCATGCACCTGAACACGCGGGAGTTCTTCATTGACGGCATCAAGCGCGACCGGTGGATATGGTCGGGCGACGCTTACCAGAGCTACCTGATGAATTACTACCTGTACTTCGACACGCCCACGGTGAGCCGCACCCTCTTTGCCCTGCGCGGCAAAGACCCCATCACGAGCCACATCAACACCATCATGGACTACACTTTCTATTGGTTCATGGGAATTTACGATGCCTACCAGTACACCGGCGACAAGGCCTTGGTGCAGCAGATGTACCCGCGCATGCAAAGCCTGATGGACTACTGCCTCGCCCGCCGCAACAAAGACGGCATGATGGAAGGCCTAGCCGGCGACTGGGTGTTTATCGACTGGGCCGACGGCCTGAGCAAGAAAGGCGAAGTGAGCTTCGAGCAGCTACTCTTCTGCCGCAGTCTTGAAACCATGGCCGTGTGCGCCAACCTCGTGAACGACAAAGCCGGTGCCGCCAACTACCAAAAGCTAGCCGCCGACCTGAAAGCCAAGATATTCGCTACCTATTGGAGCCCCGAAAAGCACGCGCTGGTGCACAGCCGCGTCGATGGCAAGCCCACCGATAACGTGACGCGCTACGCCAACATGTTCTCCATCTTCTTCGGTTACCTCAACGAGGCCCAGCGCCAAGACGTGAAGAAATACGTGCTCCTGAACCCCGAAGTGCCGAAAATCACGACGCCTTACATGCGCTTCTACGAGCTGGAAGCCCTCTGCGCCATGGGCGAGCAATCCTACGTGCTGAAGGAAATGAAGTCGTATTGGGGCGGCATGATCGACCTAGGTGCCACGTCGTTTTGGGAAGAATACGACCCCGCAAAGAAAGGTGCCGACCACTACGCCATGTACGGTCGGCCGTTCGGCAAAAGCCTCTGCCACGCCTGGGGCGCCAGCCCGATCTATCTGCTCGGCAAGTACTACCTCGGCGTGAAGCCGCTCACGCCGGGTTACGATACCTACGTGGTCGAGCCGAACCTAGGTGGTTTGCAATTTATGGAAGGTACTGTACCCACACCGCAAGGCGATATCACGGTGTCATGCAACCTCAAGCAGATCAAGGTAAAAGGCGCTGCTGGCACGGGAACCTTACGTTTCCAAAGCAAGGTGAAGCCCACGAGCAAAGGCGGCAAAATCAAAGCCTTACCGAATGGTCAGTATGAAATGCAGATCGCGCCAAGAAGCGAGTACACGGTAACCTATCAAGCACTGCAAGCCCCCGCGGTGAAATGA
- a CDS encoding sialidase family protein, with translation MKKALFLLLLGCSASLGNVQAQLKTWQKGLVVDEFIFEKAPFPESHAATIVETPKGLVAAWFGGTKERNPDVGIWVSRQENGKWTAPVEVANGIVNETLRYPTWNPVLYQVPNGDLLLFYKIGPKPSEWKGWIRTSKDNGLTWSAGEALPEGFIGPVKNKPVLLSNGTLLSPTSTEGEGGWKVHFEASTDKGKTWSMIGPVDNGQTQGAIQPSILTYKDGRLQALCRSRDRAILETWSTDQGKTWSPLAKTTLPNNNSGTDAVTLADGRQLLVYNHVLPPGTLAKGPRTPLNVAVSKDGKTWYAAAILEDSPISQYSYPSVIQTKDGLVHFIYTWRRQRIKHAVLDPKKMKLVKIENGVWPTIKGYKPPQGSAEITKD, from the coding sequence ATGAAAAAAGCCCTTTTCCTCCTGTTGCTCGGCTGCTCTGCTAGCCTCGGCAACGTGCAGGCGCAACTTAAGACTTGGCAGAAAGGTCTGGTAGTCGACGAGTTTATCTTCGAGAAAGCACCGTTCCCCGAGAGCCACGCCGCGACCATCGTGGAAACGCCGAAGGGTCTTGTCGCCGCGTGGTTTGGGGGCACGAAAGAACGCAACCCCGACGTCGGTATTTGGGTGAGCCGCCAGGAAAACGGCAAATGGACCGCCCCGGTAGAAGTAGCCAACGGCATCGTAAACGAGACGCTGCGCTACCCAACCTGGAACCCCGTGCTTTACCAAGTGCCTAATGGCGACTTGCTGCTGTTCTACAAAATCGGTCCGAAGCCGTCGGAATGGAAAGGCTGGATACGCACTTCCAAGGACAACGGCTTGACATGGTCGGCCGGGGAAGCACTACCGGAGGGCTTTATCGGGCCGGTGAAGAACAAGCCAGTGCTGCTCAGCAACGGCACGCTGCTCAGCCCGACTAGTACTGAGGGCGAAGGTGGTTGGAAAGTGCACTTCGAAGCCTCAACGGACAAGGGCAAAACTTGGTCGATGATCGGCCCGGTTGACAACGGTCAGACGCAAGGTGCCATCCAACCTAGCATCCTCACCTACAAAGACGGCCGCCTGCAAGCCCTCTGCCGCAGCCGCGACCGGGCCATCCTAGAAACATGGTCGACGGACCAGGGCAAAACCTGGTCGCCGCTGGCGAAAACCACGCTGCCCAACAACAACTCCGGCACCGACGCCGTGACCCTAGCTGATGGGCGGCAACTGCTGGTGTACAACCACGTGCTGCCGCCCGGCACCCTAGCCAAAGGCCCACGCACACCGCTGAACGTAGCCGTGTCGAAAGATGGTAAAACTTGGTATGCCGCCGCCATTTTGGAAGACTCGCCGATCAGTCAGTACTCATATCCGTCTGTCATTCAGACGAAAGATGGCTTGGTGCATTTCATCTACACTTGGCGGCGTCAGCGGATTAAACACGCGGTGCTCGATCCGAAGAAGATGAAGCTGGTGAAGATCGAGAACGGTGTGTGGCCGACCATCAAAGGCTATAAGCCACCACAAGGCTCTGCCGAGATTACCAAGGATTGA
- a CDS encoding right-handed parallel beta-helix repeat-containing protein: MTNRFNGKTLLFALGLLTAAPATAADIWVSPTGSDQNPGTKEKPLASVAAAVRQGRELRRLADPSVQSGVHILLRGGEYRLYEPLFFRPEDSGTASSPTVVEAAPGEKPVLSGGVSVKGWRKPTTKLVGLPAAAQSNVWVADAPRVNGRVLEFRQLWVNERKATRAREVDDNNLPRLLAWDKVKQEGWIPTSALGGLKSAGQAEMVLHQMWAVAFLRLKTLEVQGAKTKIAFQDPESQIEFEHPWPSAVINGKNGSSAFYLTNAIEFLDRPGEWFYDAARGQIIYWPRSGETMTTARAVVPALETLVRVSGNLDHPVSNVLFKGLTFAHTSWLRPAQAGHVPLQAGMFMLDAYKLKVPGTPDKKGLENQAWIGRPAAAVMLSGAHHTGFERCRFEHLASAGLDYVSGTHDDAIVGCVFRDIGGNGIQMATFSDAGTETHLPYNPSDEREVCANELIENNLVVDCGNEDWGCVGIGVGYGRSITIRHNEISQVPYTGISLGWGWTKTANAMRDNKVQYNYIHHYANYMYDVAGIYTLSAQPNTLISENCVDSIGFSPYVHDPQHWFYLYLDEGSSNITVRDNWCPAEKFLANANGPGNVWQNNGPMVADRIKQAAGLEPAYRELKNLAPKLPPPSAKGNQSK, from the coding sequence ATGACCAATAGATTCAACGGTAAAACCTTACTCTTCGCTCTTGGCCTACTCACGGCTGCACCCGCCACGGCAGCCGACATTTGGGTGTCGCCCACCGGCTCCGACCAAAACCCCGGCACGAAGGAGAAGCCCCTAGCCTCTGTAGCCGCGGCCGTGCGGCAAGGGCGGGAGCTGCGGCGCTTGGCTGACCCGTCGGTGCAGAGTGGCGTGCATATCCTGCTGCGTGGGGGCGAATACCGGCTGTACGAACCGCTGTTTTTCCGGCCTGAAGATTCGGGTACGGCTAGCAGCCCGACGGTGGTGGAAGCGGCTCCTGGCGAAAAGCCGGTACTGAGCGGCGGCGTGAGTGTGAAAGGCTGGCGCAAACCAACTACCAAGCTAGTTGGCTTACCGGCTGCGGCCCAAAGCAACGTGTGGGTAGCCGATGCACCTAGGGTCAATGGCCGTGTGCTCGAGTTCCGACAATTGTGGGTCAATGAGCGCAAAGCCACGCGGGCGCGGGAAGTTGACGACAACAATCTGCCGCGCCTGCTAGCGTGGGATAAGGTCAAGCAAGAGGGCTGGATTCCAACCTCAGCGCTTGGCGGACTGAAAAGCGCCGGTCAAGCCGAAATGGTGCTGCACCAGATGTGGGCCGTGGCGTTTCTGCGCTTGAAAACGCTGGAGGTGCAAGGCGCTAAAACGAAAATAGCCTTCCAAGACCCCGAGAGCCAGATCGAGTTTGAGCACCCGTGGCCGTCGGCGGTGATCAACGGCAAGAACGGCAGTTCAGCCTTTTACCTGACCAATGCCATTGAATTCCTAGATCGGCCGGGCGAATGGTTCTACGACGCGGCGCGCGGGCAGATCATCTACTGGCCTAGGTCGGGAGAGACGATGACGACGGCCAGGGCGGTGGTGCCCGCCCTAGAAACGCTGGTGCGGGTGAGCGGCAACCTTGATCATCCGGTGAGTAACGTGTTGTTCAAGGGCTTGACGTTTGCGCATACCTCTTGGCTACGGCCGGCGCAGGCGGGGCACGTTCCGTTGCAGGCGGGCATGTTTATGCTCGATGCTTATAAGCTGAAAGTGCCCGGCACGCCCGATAAGAAAGGGTTGGAAAACCAAGCCTGGATTGGTCGGCCCGCGGCGGCCGTTATGCTCAGCGGTGCCCACCACACGGGCTTTGAGCGGTGCCGTTTCGAGCACCTAGCTTCCGCCGGGCTCGACTACGTGAGCGGCACCCACGATGATGCTATTGTGGGCTGCGTGTTCCGCGACATTGGCGGCAACGGTATTCAGATGGCGACCTTCTCCGATGCGGGTACCGAAACTCACTTGCCCTACAACCCTAGCGACGAGCGCGAAGTCTGCGCCAATGAGTTGATCGAAAACAACTTGGTGGTTGATTGTGGCAACGAAGATTGGGGTTGCGTAGGCATCGGGGTTGGTTACGGCCGTAGCATTACCATTCGCCACAACGAGATTTCGCAGGTGCCTTACACGGGCATCAGCCTAGGGTGGGGGTGGACCAAAACCGCCAACGCGATGCGTGATAATAAGGTGCAGTACAACTACATCCACCACTACGCTAACTACATGTACGACGTGGCCGGCATCTACACGCTGTCGGCCCAGCCGAACACGCTCATCAGCGAAAACTGCGTGGACAGCATTGGCTTCTCGCCCTACGTGCACGACCCCCAGCACTGGTTCTACCTCTACCTCGACGAAGGCTCCTCCAACATCACTGTGCGCGACAACTGGTGCCCGGCCGAGAAATTCTTGGCCAATGCTAACGGCCCTGGTAACGTATGGCAAAACAATGGCCCCATGGTCGCCGACCGCATCAAGCAAGCGGCGGGCCTTGAGCCGGCATATCGGGAGTTGAAGAACCTAGCTCCTAAGCTTCCCCCACCAAGCGCAAAGGGAAACCAATCAAAGTAA
- a CDS encoding DUF4974 domain-containing protein, protein MSKKLLLFIGASLLRLSAFAQNSDDQYQMPLKTVLDEIQQRYNVKIKYSPDMVKDKSLTYAEWRYRPDVDETLRNVLSPFDLQVTSSGDKSYKLKTFQYHLKTPEEGKEQLAYLSTLYHDQATWEKRKAELRSCMWQALRLSPMPAKPSSKPIITNKRQYDGYTVENLAIETLPGLYVTGSLYKPLKPKGKVPVIISPDGHFGDGRYRADAQYRCATLARMGAMVYSYDLFAWGESLLQFKGEDHHRSIAMTVQALNGERSLDYLLSLKDADKNRVAITGGSGGGSQTMLLTALDDRIKVSVPVVMLSTYHSGGCPCESGMPVHLCGGGTNNAEIAAMAAPRPLLAITDGGDWTAQTPETAYPFVQNIYGFYGKADLAKNVHLPKEGHDYGLSKRQAMYEFMAKNLGLNLAAAEDNTGKLNESKVIIEKEEAQRVFGKNGELLPANAIKGFDTLQAVFNKSVAHQ, encoded by the coding sequence ATGTCTAAGAAGCTTCTTCTGTTTATTGGTGCTAGCCTGCTTCGCCTTAGTGCTTTCGCCCAAAACTCGGACGATCAGTACCAAATGCCGCTCAAAACGGTGCTGGATGAAATTCAGCAGCGCTACAACGTGAAGATCAAGTACTCACCCGATATGGTGAAGGACAAGTCCTTGACCTACGCCGAGTGGCGCTACCGCCCGGATGTGGACGAGACCCTGCGCAACGTGTTGTCGCCATTCGACCTCCAGGTGACCTCATCCGGTGACAAGTCGTACAAGCTGAAGACCTTTCAGTATCACCTCAAAACACCCGAGGAAGGCAAGGAGCAGCTAGCGTATCTCTCAACACTATACCACGATCAGGCTACTTGGGAGAAGCGCAAAGCCGAGCTGCGCAGCTGCATGTGGCAGGCGTTGCGGCTCTCGCCCATGCCCGCTAAGCCCAGCAGCAAGCCCATCATCACCAACAAACGGCAGTACGACGGCTATACCGTCGAGAACCTAGCTATTGAAACGCTGCCTGGACTCTACGTGACCGGTTCACTGTATAAGCCTTTGAAGCCCAAGGGCAAAGTGCCCGTCATCATCAGCCCGGATGGGCACTTTGGCGACGGACGCTACCGGGCGGATGCGCAGTATCGGTGCGCGACCCTAGCTCGCATGGGCGCCATGGTGTACAGCTATGACTTGTTTGCCTGGGGCGAATCGTTGCTTCAATTCAAAGGTGAAGACCACCACCGCAGCATCGCCATGACGGTGCAGGCGCTGAACGGCGAACGGTCGTTGGATTACCTGTTGTCGTTGAAAGACGCTGACAAAAACCGTGTGGCCATCACCGGTGGCTCGGGTGGCGGCAGCCAAACTATGCTGCTCACGGCACTGGATGACCGTATCAAAGTGAGCGTGCCTGTGGTGATGCTCTCGACCTACCACAGCGGCGGCTGCCCCTGCGAAAGCGGCATGCCGGTGCACCTCTGCGGCGGCGGCACCAACAACGCCGAAATAGCTGCCATGGCGGCCCCAAGGCCCCTACTCGCCATAACAGATGGCGGCGACTGGACCGCCCAAACGCCCGAAACCGCTTACCCCTTCGTGCAGAATATCTACGGCTTCTATGGCAAAGCGGACCTAGCCAAGAACGTTCACCTGCCCAAAGAAGGCCACGACTACGGCCTTTCCAAGCGCCAAGCCATGTACGAGTTCATGGCCAAGAACCTAGGCCTAAACCTAGCTGCCGCCGAGGACAACACGGGCAAGCTCAACGAGTCGAAGGTGATCATTGAGAAGGAAGAAGCGCAGCGGGTATTCGGTAAAAACGGCGAGCTGCTGCCGGCTAATGCTATCAAAGGGTTTGACACGTTGCAGGCGGTGTTCAACAAGTCGGTGGCTCATCAATAG
- a CDS encoding Gfo/Idh/MocA family oxidoreductase — MTRIKQSINQMLNLGILGLGEGRSTMSAALNSPKLTLKTICDRNEELCQHRVAEFQFTGRVTANYQDMLDDPEIDIIAIYTPDHLHAEHVSQALRAGKHVVCTKPFIDDLSKANDLLTLAEQSGKKVFIGQSSRFFEPMKRQRADYEAGLVGELISIESYYHADHRWFLAKGWSLENAFKWLYGGLSHPVDFIRWYLPNIEEVMGYGMLSSNGAKGGLKNPDTMHFIFKATDGRVARVSGCYTGPVQPVTRDSEMSCILRGTEGASQGDYMDLRYAITDNTGEERIVTWEHKLKHYFRFEGKSHHAGEYQNYLEYFADSIEQNFTAYPDIREGIGTVALLQAMDRSLSTGQPVKVRAILAEHGLEL, encoded by the coding sequence ATGACACGAATCAAACAATCGATCAACCAAATGCTAAACCTAGGAATCTTAGGTCTGGGCGAAGGCCGCAGCACCATGTCGGCGGCGCTCAACAGCCCCAAGCTCACGCTCAAAACCATCTGCGACCGAAACGAGGAGCTATGCCAGCACCGCGTCGCGGAGTTTCAGTTTACGGGTCGCGTCACGGCGAATTACCAGGACATGCTCGATGATCCGGAAATCGACATCATTGCCATCTACACGCCCGACCACCTGCACGCCGAGCATGTGTCGCAGGCGCTGCGGGCCGGTAAACACGTGGTCTGCACCAAGCCATTTATTGATGATCTGTCGAAGGCAAATGACCTGCTGACCCTAGCCGAGCAATCGGGTAAGAAGGTGTTTATCGGCCAAAGCTCCCGCTTTTTCGAGCCCATGAAGCGCCAACGCGCCGATTATGAAGCGGGGTTAGTGGGGGAGCTAATCAGCATTGAAAGCTACTACCACGCCGACCACCGCTGGTTTCTAGCCAAAGGCTGGTCACTGGAAAACGCCTTCAAGTGGCTCTACGGCGGCCTGAGCCACCCCGTGGATTTCATCCGCTGGTACCTACCCAACATTGAAGAGGTGATGGGCTACGGTATGCTCAGTTCCAACGGCGCGAAAGGCGGCCTGAAGAACCCCGATACCATGCACTTCATCTTCAAAGCCACCGACGGCCGCGTGGCGCGGGTGAGCGGCTGCTACACCGGCCCCGTGCAGCCCGTCACCCGCGACTCCGAAATGAGCTGCATCTTGCGCGGCACCGAGGGCGCCAGTCAAGGCGACTACATGGACCTGCGCTACGCCATTACCGACAACACCGGCGAGGAGCGCATCGTGACCTGGGAGCATAAGCTCAAGCACTATTTCCGCTTCGAGGGCAAAAGCCACCACGCCGGCGAGTACCAAAACTACCTAGAGTACTTCGCCGATTCCATCGAGCAGAACTTCACCGCCTACCCCGATATCCGCGAGGGCATCGGCACCGTCGCTCTGCTTCAAGCCATGGACCGCTCCTTGAGCACTGGCCAGCCGGTGAAGGTGCGCGCTATTCTCGCCGAGCACGGGCTGGAACTCTAG
- a CDS encoding sodium:solute symporter family transporter: MGNNLLGRLTIWDYAIVAAYLVILFAIGYRASFSKKEKTEESLFLANKSLGWASIGFNMWGTNVGPSMLLAFASIGYSTGIVAVNFEWYAFVFLFLLATVFAPRYLAANVSTMPGFMGRQFGNSTQNILAWYALIKILISWLSLGLFSGGVLVRQILGVPMWQSVIVLVLFAGFFTFAGGLKAIAKVNVFQMLLLIGVSLTLTVIGVMKVGGLSQLWRSVPGNYWNLVHPASDPKYPWYAILLGYPVSAVAFFCTDQAMVQSVLGAKSLEQGQLGVNFIGWLKILSLPLFILTGVLCYVLFPHLASPDQAYMTMVTSLFPAGMKGLVIVVLIAVLVGTISSSLNALSTVFAMDVYARNINPNATEKDVVRVGRMTVLVGCAFAVLVALAIDSVKGLNLFDVFQAVLGFIAPPLAVVFLLTVFWRRTTQLAVNAILSWGSAFSLGVGVVYLWVLPPAQYSFWPHYLVLSFCIFAVLFVAAVLLSLLDQAGQERRVAVDYGVLAKPTTRVKALWGALAAVMVVLYFVFNGH; encoded by the coding sequence ATGGGAAATAACTTACTCGGTCGTTTGACGATTTGGGACTACGCCATTGTGGCGGCGTACCTCGTCATTCTGTTTGCCATTGGCTACCGGGCCAGCTTTTCGAAAAAAGAGAAAACCGAGGAATCGTTGTTTCTGGCGAACAAATCGTTGGGATGGGCGAGTATTGGGTTCAACATGTGGGGCACCAACGTGGGGCCATCGATGCTGCTGGCGTTTGCGAGCATTGGGTACAGTACTGGCATCGTGGCGGTGAATTTTGAGTGGTACGCTTTCGTGTTTTTGTTTCTGCTGGCTACGGTGTTTGCCCCGCGCTACCTGGCCGCCAACGTCAGCACCATGCCCGGCTTCATGGGCCGGCAGTTCGGCAACTCCACCCAGAACATCCTGGCCTGGTATGCTCTCATTAAAATCCTGATTTCGTGGCTGTCGTTGGGTTTATTCTCGGGCGGCGTGCTGGTACGCCAGATCCTAGGTGTTCCGATGTGGCAATCAGTGATTGTGCTGGTCTTGTTTGCAGGCTTCTTCACCTTCGCCGGCGGGCTGAAGGCCATTGCCAAAGTCAACGTATTCCAAATGCTGCTGCTCATTGGTGTCTCGCTCACGCTCACGGTTATCGGTGTGATGAAGGTGGGTGGACTCAGCCAATTATGGCGCAGCGTACCGGGTAATTATTGGAACCTCGTTCATCCGGCTTCCGACCCTAAGTACCCGTGGTACGCCATCTTGCTAGGATATCCGGTGTCAGCGGTGGCGTTTTTCTGCACTGATCAGGCTATGGTGCAGTCCGTGCTAGGAGCGAAGAGCCTGGAGCAGGGGCAGTTGGGTGTAAACTTCATTGGCTGGCTCAAGATTCTGTCGCTGCCGCTGTTCATCCTGACGGGCGTGCTCTGCTATGTCCTGTTTCCCCACCTAGCCAGCCCCGACCAAGCCTACATGACGATGGTCACGAGTCTGTTCCCAGCGGGCATGAAGGGCTTGGTTATCGTGGTGCTGATTGCGGTGCTGGTAGGTACGATCAGCTCGTCGCTCAACGCGCTGAGCACTGTCTTCGCTATGGATGTGTACGCCCGCAACATAAACCCCAATGCCACGGAAAAAGACGTGGTACGCGTGGGCCGCATGACGGTGCTGGTGGGTTGTGCCTTCGCCGTGCTCGTCGCCCTTGCCATCGACTCGGTGAAAGGCTTGAACCTGTTCGACGTGTTTCAAGCAGTCCTCGGTTTCATCGCGCCGCCGCTGGCCGTGGTGTTTCTGCTGACGGTATTCTGGCGACGCACCACGCAGCTGGCTGTCAATGCTATTCTGTCGTGGGGCTCGGCGTTTAGCCTAGGGGTGGGCGTGGTGTACTTGTGGGTGTTGCCACCGGCGCAATACAGTTTTTGGCCCCACTACTTAGTGCTGTCGTTCTGCATCTTCGCCGTGCTGTTCGTAGCCGCCGTGCTGTTGTCGCTGCTGGACCAAGCCGGTCAGGAACGCCGCGTGGCGGTGGACTATGGCGTATTGGCGAAGCCCACTACCCGAGTAAAAGCGCTGTGGGGGGCGTTGGCGGCTGTGATGGTGGTGCTATACTTCGTTTTCAACGGGCATTAG
- a CDS encoding L-rhamnose mutarotase: protein MRISVAKRVGAHLKLGLVLLGLHAVPAVAQPSGPAAVVEITGTGTTPLPADKLLQLCRKYQVPTVDVRRWQNHLVAYGPAEKIRQVHQQLGATYGKAMVKLYSAPFYKFDRQRCTDKAVSKQWDNIILTANLVRDPAKQQEYLAYHATQFQKWPEVGQGFCNASFQQLLVFRNGRQLMLVISIPHGASLDELNPKTTLNNPRVDEWNARMKQYQEGPPGTKTGEVWVFLKPVTTEKQPVLHK from the coding sequence ATGAGAATTAGCGTAGCTAAAAGAGTAGGAGCGCACCTAAAGCTAGGCTTGGTCTTGCTAGGCTTACACGCGGTGCCTGCTGTAGCGCAGCCGAGTGGACCCGCCGCCGTGGTGGAAATCACCGGCACGGGTACCACGCCGTTGCCGGCCGATAAGTTGTTGCAGCTATGCCGGAAGTACCAAGTGCCGACGGTTGATGTGCGTCGCTGGCAAAATCACCTCGTGGCTTATGGCCCGGCGGAGAAGATCAGGCAAGTGCACCAGCAGCTAGGTGCCACGTACGGCAAGGCAATGGTAAAGCTGTACAGCGCGCCGTTCTACAAGTTCGACCGGCAGCGCTGCACCGACAAAGCCGTGAGCAAGCAGTGGGACAATATTATCCTCACGGCCAACTTGGTGCGCGACCCTGCCAAGCAGCAAGAATACCTAGCCTACCACGCCACGCAATTTCAGAAGTGGCCGGAAGTCGGACAAGGCTTCTGCAATGCTAGCTTTCAACAGCTGCTAGTATTTCGCAATGGGCGGCAATTGATGCTAGTCATCAGCATTCCGCACGGAGCTAGCCTAGATGAGCTGAACCCCAAAACCACCCTCAACAACCCACGCGTCGACGAGTGGAACGCTCGCATGAAGCAGTACCAGGAAGGTCCGCCTGGTACCAAAACGGGCGAAGTGTGGGTGTTTCTAAAGCCTGTAACTACGGAAAAGCAGCCGGTGCTACATAAATAA